The window AGTTGCTAGGATAACGGGTTTACCATAGTTTCTAGCGACCTTCACTATTCTCCTCTGTATCTGTGGTAAACTAGGTAATCCTACTTCAACCCCTAAGTCCCCACGGGCGACCATTACTCCATCAGACGCCTTACAAATCTCCTTCAAATTGGATAGGGCTTTCTTCTTCTCTATCTTTGATATAAGCCAAACCTTATTTCCTACAATCTCTCTTACTTTCTTGACATCGTCTGCATTTATCACAAAGGAGAGACCTATGAATGTTGCCCCTAAATCTATTGCAAGCTTTAATAACTCATAATCCCTTTTTGTTAAACCTACAGGTGTGTCAGCATCAGGTAAATTTATTCCCTTTCGTGATGTGATTGTCCCTCCCTCAATCACAGTCGCAATTGCTTTTTCCCCTTCAACTTCCTCAATTTTCAGCTTTATACGACCATCAGCTATTAAAACGTTAGAATCTTTCTTTATTAGTTTAAAGAAAATTTCATTATCCACTGGTATATCTTGACCGAATGTGACTTTATCTCCACGCTTCAGATCTATAGGATTTTTTAAGTCGCCAATTCTCAGTTTAGGTCCAGGTAGGTCAGCCAGGATAGGTACTTTATCCCTCACCATATCAAAGTATCTTCTATGCTGTTCCTCATCTCCATGGGCTAGATTGATTCTAATTATATCAACTGCTCTAGCGAGTTCATCTATAATCTTCTCGCTGTTAGGTCCCATTGTGGCTATTATCTTGGTTTTTCTCCTATACATATCTCGTTATCCCTTGTTTTCCTTCATCCGCTACACCAAATTTATTATTAATTCTGTTTATCACCAGCATACCTGCATTTCTGACAACGTAATAAGCACTTAATAGCTCATTTGGGGTCATCCCATCTGCAAATATAATTCTTATGATCTGTATTGCATCTGGTACATCTGTGCCTGGTGGTAGAAAGGCAAAATCTACACCCATCTTAAGAAGGTCCTCTGCTAGGTTGTTAAGGAATTCTTTTCTTTCCTCTAGTTTCAAGCCTCCAATGGCTTTCTTGTGAACAGGATGGATTGCGACGCCCATAGTTATTAGATAAAACCTAGATTTATCTGTAAGGCGTATTATATCAACTACGGGGAAACCTTGTGGCGGAGTGGTTACAATGTGGAACTTCTCTTGTGCCTGTGGTGGTCTACTAACACTTAATCCTAATTCTTTCATCACATCTTCTATTTCTTTATCATTCATAGTGGTTTAGTAGACTCTGGTAAGATATTAGACTTTCGCTCAACTTATCCTATCTAGCTATGTGGAGGAATATGTAATTCATGAAAATTGCATAAAACGACAGGTATACGATGGTCAAGATTAGAGATCTCATCCAAGTAATCGAGAATGCTCCTCTATAAACTAATACTAATAATGGAATTACGAGAAGGAAAATGTAATCTAACGTAGAAAATAGTGACATAAATAGTAGGCTGAACAAGGATGCTATGAGGGATTTCTTGAGATCAAGTCTCTTTGAAATAACTCCGTAAGAAATTGTGAGTACAAGGAAAGAGAGAAGGAAAAGCGTTACATACTCTATTAAAAATAGTTCGATGAAATTCATCCCAAAGATTTTTGAGCAATTCAAGCTAATATAGTTTTAGAGAAAAATTTCCATTTTTTAAATGATTTT is drawn from Sulfolobus acidocaldarius SUSAZ and contains these coding sequences:
- a CDS encoding pyruvate kinase, producing MYRRKTKIIATMGPNSEKIIDELARAVDIIRINLAHGDEEQHRRYFDMVRDKVPILADLPGPKLRIGDLKNPIDLKRGDKVTFGQDIPVDNEIFFKLIKKDSNVLIADGRIKLKIEEVEGEKAIATVIEGGTITSRKGINLPDADTPVGLTKRDYELLKLAIDLGATFIGLSFVINADDVKKVREIVGNKVWLISKIEKKKALSNLKEICKASDGVMVARGDLGVEVGLPSLPQIQRRIVKVARNYGKPVILATQVLESMVESPLPTRAEVTDVANSISQGVDAIMLSDETAIGLYPLDVVKTLDSLIISVEKTFKPKRIHIYKNVDEAIAYSAVVSSILSNSPAIFVYTRSGSTALRISRLRPTCPIITLTFDKNVAKKLSMCYGIYPVMTDKLETLDDITRKAKETALNLGLNGNIVVVGAARPDQKGTTRFVRIEEIN